A single region of the Pseudomonas mandelii genome encodes:
- a CDS encoding aminotransferase-like domain-containing protein: MTLYVNLAELLGTRIEQGFYRPGDRLPSVRALSVEHGVSLSTVQQAYRVLEDSGLATPKPKSGYFVPVGRELPELPAIGRPAQRPVDISQWDQVLELIRAVPRKDVVQLGRGMPDITTPTMKPLLRNLARISRRQDMPGLYYDNIYGTLELREQIARLMLDSGCQLTAHDLVVTTGCHEALSTSIRAICEPGDIVAVDSPSFHGAMQTLKGLGMKALEIPTDPITGISLDALELALEQWPIKAIQLTPNCNNPLGYIMPESRKRALLTLAQRFDVAIIEDDVYGELSYSYPRPRTIKSFDEDGRVLLCSSFSKTLAPGLRIGWVAPGRYLERVLHMKYISTGSTAPQPQIAIAEFLKAGHFEPHLRRMRTQYQRSRDLMIDWVTRYFPAGTRASRPQGSFMLWVELPDGFDTLKLNRALHDQGVQIAVGSIFSASGKYRNCLRMNYAAKPTPLIEEAVRKVGAAAIKLLAETDHITD; this comes from the coding sequence ATGACCCTTTACGTCAACCTCGCCGAATTGCTCGGCACCCGTATCGAACAGGGCTTCTATCGCCCCGGTGACCGGCTGCCGTCGGTGCGGGCGTTGAGTGTCGAGCACGGGGTCAGCCTGAGCACTGTGCAGCAGGCCTATCGCGTGCTGGAAGACAGCGGGCTGGCGACCCCCAAACCCAAGTCCGGCTACTTCGTACCGGTGGGCCGCGAATTGCCGGAGCTGCCGGCCATCGGCCGTCCGGCCCAGCGTCCGGTGGATATTTCGCAGTGGGATCAGGTGCTGGAATTGATCCGCGCCGTCCCGCGCAAGGACGTCGTGCAACTGGGCCGCGGCATGCCGGACATCACCACGCCGACCATGAAACCGTTGCTGCGCAACCTGGCGCGCATCAGCCGTCGCCAGGACATGCCCGGTCTGTATTACGACAACATCTACGGCACCCTCGAACTGCGCGAGCAGATCGCACGCCTGATGCTCGATTCCGGGTGCCAATTGACCGCCCACGACCTAGTGGTGACCACCGGCTGCCATGAAGCGCTGTCCACCAGCATTCGTGCTATTTGCGAGCCGGGGGACATCGTGGCGGTGGACTCGCCCAGCTTTCACGGCGCCATGCAGACCCTCAAGGGCCTGGGCATGAAAGCCCTGGAAATCCCCACCGACCCGATCACCGGGATCAGCCTCGATGCGCTCGAACTGGCGTTGGAGCAATGGCCGATCAAGGCCATACAGTTGACGCCCAACTGCAACAACCCGCTGGGCTACATCATGCCGGAATCGCGCAAACGCGCCTTGTTGACGCTCGCACAGCGCTTCGACGTAGCGATTATCGAAGACGATGTGTATGGCGAACTCTCCTACAGCTACCCGCGCCCACGCACGATCAAATCCTTCGACGAAGACGGCCGCGTGTTGCTGTGCAGTTCCTTTTCCAAAACCCTGGCACCCGGGCTGCGCATTGGCTGGGTCGCGCCCGGACGCTATCTGGAACGGGTGCTGCACATGAAATACATCAGCACCGGCTCTACCGCGCCGCAACCGCAGATTGCGATTGCCGAATTTCTCAAGGCCGGGCATTTCGAACCGCATTTGCGGCGGATGCGCACGCAATACCAACGCAGTCGCGACCTGATGATCGACTGGGTCACGCGCTATTTCCCCGCCGGCACCCGCGCCAGTCGCCCGCAAGGCAGCTTCATGTTGTGGGTTGAGCTGCCGGACGGCTTTGACACCCTGAAACTGAATCGCGCCCTGCATGATCAAGGCGTACAGATTGCCGTCGGCAGCATCTTTTCCGCCTCGGGCAAGTACCGCAACTGCCTGCGGATGAACTACGCTGCCAAGCCAACACCGCTGATCGAAGAAGCCGTGCGCAAGGTCGGCGCCGCAGCGATCAAACTGCTGGCAGAAACGGACCACATCACCGACTGA
- a CDS encoding DUF1127 domain-containing protein, translated as MNGLSDVRLTLHSQELAAGQKNGAREAVMRNAPSGLSRWGLFWHRLHTRKALLTLTPEQLRDVGLSREQAREEGLKPFWRI; from the coding sequence ATGAACGGCTTGAGCGATGTGCGGCTGACGTTACACAGTCAGGAACTGGCGGCAGGGCAGAAAAACGGTGCGCGCGAGGCAGTCATGCGCAATGCGCCGTCCGGCCTGAGTCGCTGGGGTCTGTTCTGGCATCGTCTGCACACGCGCAAGGCGTTGCTGACGCTCACGCCCGAGCAACTCAGGGATGTGGGGTTGAGTCGGGAGCAGGCGCGGGAGGAGGGGCTTAAGCCTTTCTGGCGGATCTGA
- a CDS encoding NAD(P)/FAD-dependent oxidoreductase, giving the protein MNARAQHTASYYAASSLPQPDHPVLQGDLVADVCVVGGGFSGLNTALELAERGLSVILLEAHKIGWGASGRNGGQLIRGVGHGLDQFTDVIGAQGVRQMKLMGLEAVEIVRQRVERFQIPCDLTWGYCDLANKPRDLEGFAEDAEELRSLGYRYETRLLQANEMHSVVGSDRYVGGLIDMGSGHLHPLNLALGEAAAAQQLGAKLFEHSAATRIDYGPEVKVHTAQGSVRAKTLVLGCNAYLNQLNPQLSGKVLPAGSYIIATEPLSEELAHSLLPQNMAVCDQRVALDYYRLSADRRLLFGGACHYSGRDPKDIGAYMRPKMLEVFPQLGGVKIDYQWGGMIGIGANRLPQIGQLKDQPNVYYAQAYSGHGVNATHLAGRLLAEAISGQQGGGFDLFARVPHITFPGGKHLRSPLLALGMLWHRLKELV; this is encoded by the coding sequence ATGAATGCCCGTGCCCAGCACACTGCCTCTTACTACGCCGCCAGCAGCCTGCCGCAGCCCGATCATCCGGTGCTGCAAGGCGATCTGGTGGCGGACGTGTGCGTGGTCGGTGGCGGGTTTTCCGGGCTGAACACGGCGCTTGAGCTGGCCGAACGCGGCCTCAGCGTGATCTTGCTGGAAGCGCACAAGATCGGCTGGGGTGCCAGCGGACGCAATGGCGGGCAATTGATTCGCGGCGTCGGTCATGGCCTCGATCAGTTCACCGACGTGATCGGTGCGCAAGGCGTGCGCCAGATGAAACTCATGGGCCTGGAAGCGGTGGAAATCGTCCGCCAGCGTGTCGAGCGTTTCCAGATTCCGTGCGACCTGACCTGGGGTTACTGCGACCTGGCGAACAAACCCCGCGACCTCGAGGGTTTCGCCGAAGATGCCGAAGAGCTGCGCAGCCTCGGCTACCGCTATGAAACCCGGCTGCTGCAAGCCAATGAAATGCACTCGGTGGTGGGTTCGGACCGCTACGTCGGCGGCTTGATCGACATGGGTTCGGGCCATCTTCACCCGCTTAACCTGGCACTGGGCGAAGCGGCCGCCGCACAGCAGCTGGGCGCAAAGCTGTTCGAACACTCGGCGGCGACCCGCATCGATTACGGCCCCGAAGTAAAGGTCCATACCGCCCAAGGCTCGGTTCGCGCCAAGACGCTGGTGCTGGGCTGCAACGCCTACCTCAACCAACTCAACCCGCAGCTCAGCGGTAAGGTGCTGCCCGCGGGCAGCTACATCATTGCCACCGAGCCGTTGAGTGAAGAGCTGGCGCACTCGCTCCTGCCGCAGAACATGGCGGTCTGCGATCAACGGGTGGCGCTGGATTACTACCGGCTTTCGGCGGATCGACGCTTGCTGTTTGGCGGTGCCTGCCATTATTCGGGCCGCGACCCGAAGGACATTGGCGCGTACATGCGGCCGAAGATGCTGGAAGTCTTCCCGCAACTGGGCGGGGTGAAGATTGACTATCAATGGGGCGGGATGATCGGCATCGGCGCCAACCGACTGCCGCAGATTGGCCAGCTCAAGGATCAGCCGAATGTGTATTACGCCCAGGCGTATTCCGGACATGGGGTGAATGCCACGCACCTGGCGGGCAGGTTGTTGGCCGAGGCGATCAGCGGGCAGCAAGGGGGCGGGTTTGATCTGTTCGCTCGCGTCCCGCATATCACCTTCCCCGGCGGGAAGCATTTACGCTCGCCGCTGTTGGCGCTGGGGATGTTGTGGCATCGGCTTAAAGAGTTGGTCTGA
- a CDS encoding YkgJ family cysteine cluster protein, producing the protein MSCNSQKIRTLRQQIPSFECVPGCHDCCGPVTTSPEEMSRLPRKTRAEQDAAMDELNCVHLGPNGCTVYDERPLICRLFGTTKTLPCPNGRGPVELIHPRVEKQIHEYMASTRQVLV; encoded by the coding sequence ATGAGCTGCAACAGCCAGAAAATCCGCACGCTTCGCCAGCAGATCCCCTCGTTCGAGTGCGTGCCCGGCTGCCATGACTGCTGTGGACCGGTGACCACCTCGCCGGAAGAAATGTCCCGCCTGCCGCGCAAGACCCGGGCCGAGCAGGATGCGGCGATGGATGAGCTCAACTGCGTGCACCTGGGCCCCAATGGCTGCACGGTGTATGACGAGCGGCCGCTGATCTGCCGGTTGTTTGGGACCACCAAGACCTTGCCGTGCCCGAATGGGCGGGGGCCCGTGGAGCTGATTCATCCGCGGGTGGAGAAGCAGATTCATGAGTACATGGCGTCGACACGCCAAGTGCTCGTGTGA
- a CDS encoding Lrp/AsnC ligand binding domain-containing protein gives MRTNTQTKRELDKIDRNILRILQADGRISFTELGEKVGLSTTPCTERVRRLEREGIIMGYNARLNPQHLKGSLLVFVEISLDYKSGDTFEEFRRAVLKLPHVLECHLVSGDFDYLVKARISEMASYRKLLGDILLKLPHVRESKSYIVMEEVKESLCLPIPD, from the coding sequence ATGCGTACCAACACTCAGACCAAACGTGAGCTGGACAAGATCGACCGCAACATCCTGCGGATCCTGCAAGCGGACGGACGCATCTCCTTCACCGAGCTTGGGGAAAAGGTCGGGCTCTCGACCACTCCGTGTACCGAGCGGGTCCGGCGCCTGGAGCGCGAAGGGATCATCATGGGCTACAACGCCCGGCTCAATCCGCAGCACCTCAAGGGTAGTCTTCTGGTGTTCGTCGAGATCAGCCTCGACTACAAATCCGGCGACACTTTCGAAGAGTTCCGACGTGCGGTGCTGAAACTGCCCCATGTGCTGGAGTGCCATTTGGTGTCGGGGGATTTCGACTACCTGGTGAAGGCGCGGATTTCCGAGATGGCTTCCTACCGCAAGCTGCTGGGCGACATCCTGCTCAAGCTGCCGCATGTGCGCGAATCCAAGAGCTATATCGTGATGGAAGAGGTGAAAGAGAGTTTGTGCCTGCCGATTCCGGATTGA
- the dadA gene encoding D-amino acid dehydrogenase, with translation MRVMVLGSGVIGTTSAYYLARAGFEVVVVDRQPAAAMETSFANAGQVSPGYASPWAAPGVPLKAIKWLLQRHAPLAIKATADIDQYLWMAQMLRNCTASRYAVNKERMVRLSEYSRDCLDELRAETGIAYEGRSLGTTQLFRTQAQLDGAAKDIAVLKESGVPFELLDRAGIARVEPALASVTDILAGALRLPNDQTGDCQMFTTRLAEMAVKLGVEFRFGQDIQKLDFAGDRINGVWIDGKLETADRYVLALGSYSPQLLKPLGIKAPVYPLKGYSLTVPITNPAMAPTSTILDETYKVAITRFDNRIRVGGMAEIAGFDLSLNPRRRETLEMIVNDLYPQGGDLAQASFWTGLRPTTPDGTPIVGATPFSNLFLNTGHGTLGWTMACGSGRLLADLMAKKTPQISAEGLDISRYGTKLQESAKHVNPAPAHQ, from the coding sequence ATGCGCGTTATGGTCTTGGGTAGCGGCGTCATCGGTACCACCAGTGCTTATTATCTGGCGCGTGCCGGGTTCGAAGTGGTGGTGGTGGACCGTCAGCCGGCCGCTGCCATGGAGACCAGTTTCGCCAACGCCGGGCAGGTATCGCCGGGTTATGCCTCGCCGTGGGCCGCGCCGGGCGTGCCGCTCAAGGCCATCAAGTGGCTGTTGCAGCGCCACGCACCGCTGGCGATCAAGGCCACCGCCGACATCGACCAATACCTGTGGATGGCGCAGATGCTGCGCAACTGCACCGCCAGCCGTTATGCGGTGAACAAGGAGCGCATGGTGCGTCTGTCCGAGTACAGCCGTGACTGCCTCGACGAACTGCGCGCTGAAACCGGCATAGCCTATGAAGGCCGCAGCCTCGGGACGACCCAACTGTTCCGCACCCAGGCTCAACTGGACGGCGCGGCGAAAGACATCGCTGTTCTGAAAGAGTCCGGCGTGCCGTTCGAACTGCTCGACCGCGCTGGCATTGCCCGCGTTGAGCCGGCCCTGGCCAGCGTCACTGATATCCTCGCCGGTGCCTTGCGCCTGCCGAACGACCAGACTGGCGACTGCCAGATGTTCACCACTCGCCTGGCCGAAATGGCCGTCAAATTGGGCGTGGAATTCCGTTTCGGCCAGGACATTCAGAAGCTCGACTTCGCCGGTGATCGCATCAACGGCGTATGGATCGACGGCAAGCTGGAAACCGCGGATCGCTACGTGCTGGCACTCGGCAGCTACTCGCCGCAACTGCTCAAGCCACTGGGCATCAAGGCCCCGGTGTATCCGCTCAAGGGTTACTCCCTGACCGTGCCGATCACCAACCCGGCGATGGCTCCGACCTCGACCATTCTCGACGAGACCTACAAGGTCGCGATCACCCGTTTCGACAACCGCATCCGCGTCGGCGGCATGGCTGAAATAGCCGGTTTTGACCTGTCGCTGAACCCGCGTCGGCGCGAAACCCTGGAGATGATCGTCAACGACCTTTATCCTCAGGGCGGCGATCTGGCCCAGGCGAGTTTCTGGACCGGTCTGCGTCCGACCACTCCGGACGGCACGCCCATCGTTGGTGCCACCCCGTTCAGCAACCTGTTCCTGAACACCGGTCACGGCACGCTCGGCTGGACCATGGCGTGCGGCTCCGGCCGTTTGCTGGCTGACCTGATGGCGAAGAAAACGCCGCAGATCAGCGCCGAAGGCCTCGATATTTCCCGTTACGGCACAAAACTTCAGGAGTCCGCAAAACATGTCAATCCAGCGCCAGCTCACCAATGA
- a CDS encoding RidA family protein produces the protein MSIQRQLTNERMSQIVVHSGTVYLAGQVGDDMNAGIEQQTRETLANIERLLDLAGTDKSRLLSVTIYLKDIDAHFEGMNAVWDKWLPKGVAPARATVESKLCEPQILIELSVVAALP, from the coding sequence ATGTCAATCCAGCGCCAGCTCACCAATGAGCGCATGAGCCAGATCGTTGTCCACAGCGGCACCGTCTATCTGGCAGGGCAGGTCGGCGACGACATGAATGCCGGGATTGAACAGCAGACCCGTGAAACCCTCGCCAATATCGAGCGTTTGCTCGATCTGGCAGGCACCGACAAGAGCCGTTTGCTCTCGGTTACGATTTACCTGAAAGACATCGACGCGCATTTCGAAGGCATGAACGCGGTGTGGGACAAGTGGCTGCCAAAAGGCGTCGCCCCGGCCCGCGCGACCGTTGAGTCGAAGCTGTGCGAACCGCAAATCCTGATCGAGCTGTCGGTCGTCGCCGCTCTGCCGTAA
- the alr gene encoding alanine racemase, whose translation MRPARALIDLQALRHNYRIARETTGAKALAVIKADAYGHGAVRCAQALEAEADGFAVACIEEALELRAAGIRAPVLLLEGFFEADELSLIVEHDFWCVVHSLWQLEAIENAALSKPITVWLKLDSGMHRVGLHPKDYHAAYQRLLASGKVAKIVLMSHFARADELHEQASAEQVAVFEAARKGLSAEISLRNSPAVLGWPQIPSDWVRPGIMLYGATPFEEANAVASRLQPVMTLESKVICVRELPAGEPIGYGAKFITPKPMRVGVVAMGYADGYPRQAPTGTPVLVAGQRSQLIGRVSMDMLCIDLTDVPQAGLGSTVELWGKNILASDVAAAADTIPYQIFCNLRRVPKLYSEG comes from the coding sequence ATGCGTCCAGCCCGTGCCCTGATCGACCTTCAAGCCCTGCGTCACAACTACCGGATCGCCCGTGAAACCACGGGGGCCAAGGCCCTCGCCGTGATCAAGGCGGATGCCTACGGCCATGGCGCGGTGCGTTGCGCCCAGGCGCTGGAAGCCGAGGCGGACGGATTTGCCGTGGCTTGTATCGAAGAAGCGTTGGAGCTGCGCGCGGCTGGCATTCGGGCGCCGGTGTTGTTGCTGGAAGGTTTTTTCGAAGCCGATGAGCTGTCGCTGATCGTCGAGCATGATTTCTGGTGCGTGGTGCATTCGTTGTGGCAGCTCGAAGCCATCGAGAACGCCGCGTTGAGCAAACCCATCACGGTCTGGCTCAAGCTCGATTCCGGTATGCACCGGGTTGGCTTGCATCCAAAGGATTATCACGCGGCGTATCAACGGCTGCTGGCCAGCGGCAAGGTGGCGAAGATTGTCTTGATGAGCCACTTCGCCCGCGCCGATGAGCTGCACGAGCAGGCCAGCGCCGAGCAGGTCGCTGTGTTTGAAGCGGCACGTAAAGGTTTGTCGGCCGAGATCAGCTTGCGCAACTCGCCGGCGGTACTCGGTTGGCCGCAGATTCCGAGCGATTGGGTTCGCCCGGGCATCATGCTCTACGGCGCCACGCCGTTTGAAGAAGCCAACGCCGTGGCCTCCCGTTTGCAGCCGGTGATGACCCTGGAATCGAAAGTGATCTGCGTGCGTGAACTGCCGGCCGGCGAGCCGATCGGTTATGGCGCCAAATTCATCACCCCCAAGCCCATGCGCGTCGGGGTGGTGGCCATGGGTTATGCCGATGGTTACCCGCGTCAGGCACCGACCGGCACGCCAGTGTTGGTCGCCGGGCAGCGCAGCCAGTTGATTGGCCGGGTGTCGATGGACATGCTCTGCATCGATCTGACCGATGTACCGCAGGCCGGCCTGGGTTCGACCGTTGAGTTGTGGGGTAAAAACATCCTCGCCAGCGACGTGGCCGCCGCCGCTGACACGATTCCCTATCAGATCTTCTGCAACCTGCGCCGGGTGCCAAAGCTCTATTCCGAGGGTTAG
- a CDS encoding cupin domain-containing protein produces MDVGERLQSIRKLKGLSQRELAKRAGVTNSTISMIEKNSVSPSISSLRKVLGGIPMSMVEFFSEEILQEKPTQIVYKANELIDISDGAVTMKLVGRAHPSRAIAFLNEIYPPGADTGDEMLTHEGEETGILVEGRLELVVGLETFVLEAGDSYYFESTKPHRFRNPFDAPARLISAATPANF; encoded by the coding sequence TTGGACGTCGGTGAACGACTGCAATCCATCCGTAAGCTCAAAGGTCTTTCCCAGCGTGAGCTCGCCAAGCGCGCGGGCGTCACCAACAGCACGATTTCCATGATCGAGAAGAACAGCGTCAGCCCCTCGATCAGTTCGCTGAGGAAGGTACTGGGCGGGATTCCCATGTCCATGGTCGAGTTCTTTTCCGAAGAAATCCTGCAGGAAAAACCGACGCAGATCGTCTACAAGGCCAACGAGCTGATCGATATTTCCGATGGTGCAGTGACCATGAAACTGGTCGGTCGGGCGCATCCGAGCCGGGCTATCGCCTTCCTCAATGAAATCTACCCGCCTGGCGCCGACACTGGTGACGAGATGCTCACCCATGAGGGCGAGGAAACCGGCATTTTGGTGGAAGGCCGACTGGAACTGGTGGTAGGCCTCGAAACTTTTGTGCTCGAAGCGGGGGATAGCTACTACTTTGAAAGTACCAAGCCACACCGTTTCCGTAACCCGTTCGATGCGCCGGCGCGACTAATCAGCGCAGCCACGCCCGCGAATTTCTAA
- a CDS encoding c-type cytochrome: MKMLAVPATVLALWAVSAQAATNDDIAKRLEPVGQVCVQGQECKGMEVAAATGGGGAKAPKDVIAKHCNACHGTGLLGAPKIGDKAAWKERADHQGGLDGILAKAITGINAMPPKGTCADCSDDELKGAIKEMSGL; the protein is encoded by the coding sequence ATGAAAATGCTGGCCGTACCAGCAACCGTATTGGCCCTATGGGCAGTCAGCGCACAAGCAGCGACCAACGACGATATTGCTAAACGCCTTGAGCCAGTCGGCCAGGTTTGCGTCCAGGGTCAAGAGTGCAAGGGGATGGAAGTTGCTGCTGCTACTGGCGGTGGCGGTGCCAAGGCGCCTAAAGATGTGATTGCAAAACATTGCAATGCTTGCCACGGAACCGGCCTGCTGGGTGCGCCGAAAATCGGCGACAAGGCTGCCTGGAAAGAGCGCGCCGATCACCAGGGCGGCCTAGACGGCATCCTGGCCAAAGCCATTACCGGTATCAATGCGATGCCGCCTAAAGGCACCTGCGCCGACTGCTCCGACGACGAGCTGAAGGGCGCCATCAAAGAAATGTCCGGCCTGTAA